From Rhododendron vialii isolate Sample 1 chromosome 10a, ASM3025357v1, the proteins below share one genomic window:
- the LOC131303397 gene encoding uncharacterized protein LOC131303397 gives MFLGFAACNYGFTFCWPILFVDGIFLKSTHNGCLLSACAKDGNQRLYPLCLAVVNSEDNENWYWFMKQLRDLLEDGRVLVFVFYRHDGLLQAVKKAFPFSPHSHCLVHLKENLKKRMGRLDNSRKKYLVNLFNLCTYTPTVREFEKLMNKLKNEGGVKVADFLDTLDNELGAMLIFQERDTMN, from the exons ATGTTTCTTGGGTTTGCCGCTTGCAATTATGGCTTTACCTTTTGCTGGCCTATTTTGTTTGTCGATGGCATTTTTCTGAAGAGTACACACAATGGATGCTTGCTCTCGGCTTGTGCAAAAGACGGTAACCAAC GTTTGTATCCGCTTTGTCTTGCTGTTGTTAATTCGGAGGATAATGAAAACTGGTATTGGTTTATGAAACAGTTGAGGGATTTGCTTGAAGATGGaagggttttggtttttgttttttatcggcATGATGGTTTGTTGCAAGCTGTCAAAaaagctttccctttttccccaCATTCACATTGTCTGGttcatttaaaagaaaatttgaagaaacGTATGGGAAGGTTGGACAACAGCAGGAAGAAGTATCTAGTGAATTTATTCAATTTGTGTACTTATACACCAACTGTTCGAGAATTTGAAAAGCTGATGAACAAACTCAAGAACGAAGGTGGGGTAAAAGTTGCTGACTTTTTGGATACATTAGATAATGAGCTTGGTGCCATGCTTATTTTCCAGGAAAGAGATACAATGAATTGA